From a single Candidatus Lernaella stagnicola genomic region:
- a CDS encoding flagellar assembly protein FliW has product MSEEQKVEMISVETTRFGRIEVRTDKVIHLLGGLLGFPKSQRFAMLDHEKDSPFKWLQSLDEGELAVPITDPKMFFPDYHIKIKRDELAALRVTSAQELHVLVILSLRPDPAEMTANLKGPIIIHAERLIGRQVVLKDAPYSTRHLLFPELRASHFTEGETK; this is encoded by the coding sequence GTGAGCGAAGAACAAAAGGTTGAAATGATCTCGGTGGAAACAACTCGCTTCGGGCGAATCGAAGTACGCACCGACAAGGTGATTCACCTTCTAGGTGGGCTGCTGGGGTTCCCGAAATCACAGCGTTTTGCCATGCTGGATCATGAAAAAGATTCTCCTTTTAAGTGGTTACAGTCGCTTGACGAAGGTGAACTCGCGGTGCCGATCACCGATCCTAAAATGTTTTTCCCGGATTACCACATCAAGATCAAACGCGACGAACTGGCCGCGTTGCGCGTGACAAGCGCCCAAGAGTTGCACGTTTTGGTGATTCTCAGCTTGCGCCCCGACCCGGCCGAGATGACCGCTAACCTTAAAGGGCCCATCATTATTCACGCCGAACGACTCATTGGCCGGCAGGTTGTGCTGAAAGATGCGCCCTATTCAACGCGGCATTTGCTCTTTCCCGAACTGCGCGCTTCTCACTTTACTGAAGGTGAGACCAAGTAA
- a CDS encoding flagellar protein FlaG — protein MTSVTKPESVAQTAKALLPKGKTRAGSNQDDSTRSINAPAEASSPVVKKAVAADPGQEAVRKETVSRLSTLATKALDDLTQSLGYEVKKTRLQFAEDPDLKRVIVRVLDRDSGEVLLEIPQEEMLKAAKVMKRLNEPNDAFKGLLVKIVT, from the coding sequence ATGACTTCGGTTACCAAACCAGAGTCAGTGGCGCAGACGGCAAAGGCTCTCTTACCGAAAGGCAAAACGCGGGCGGGTAGCAACCAAGACGATTCAACCAGATCGATAAACGCGCCGGCCGAAGCATCCTCTCCGGTGGTCAAAAAGGCGGTAGCCGCCGACCCCGGCCAGGAAGCGGTGCGGAAAGAGACCGTTTCGAGGTTGTCGACATTGGCCACGAAGGCCCTCGATGATCTAACACAATCGCTGGGATACGAAGTCAAAAAAACAAGGCTGCAATTCGCGGAAGATCCTGATCTTAAACGCGTGATCGTTAGGGTTCTCGACCGCGACTCCGGTGAAGTTTTACTAGAGATTCCACAGGAGGAAATGCTCAAAGCGGCCAAGGTTATGAAACGACTCAACGAACCCAACGATGCGTTCAAAGGTCTGCTCGTGAAAATAGTAACCTAG
- the flgK gene encoding flagellar hook-associated protein FlgK, with the protein MGLANLMSIGVSSINAQQMAMEVTAHNIANINTPGYARQESIFGTRQNDNQGIDFRGAGVQISTVQRAEDRFFNRSVWLGMMDYNYYNARGTVLGEVEDMFNESSESSGMAATLSDFWSAWSDLANNPQGAAERGSLRGTSGVLASRFHITYQRLTSMQRSVDSEVKETVADINGVLRQLGDINARISSIENGGGDALDYRTVRNEYLSSLAEEIDFSYFELTDGSINLSTGLGRTLVESNQSAQLEVRANAANENLFDVYFVSSSGQEANITGEISGGRLGGMIYTRDTEVSDAKARLNEMAFTLVDEVNALHTTGFNLNGNTGINFFAPLATADDAARLIEIDPAIKADLNAIAAGEIDATGDNRIANLIGELRSVDVLSGGTQTLSEFYGTLVGEIGIETQNTKRQVQQTEAILYQLQTYRESQVGVSIEEEMANLVRYQQAYQAAARLINTASDLADILNNLRQ; encoded by the coding sequence ATGGGTCTAGCCAATTTGATGTCCATCGGAGTGTCCAGCATCAACGCGCAGCAAATGGCCATGGAAGTCACCGCGCACAATATCGCCAATATCAACACCCCGGGCTATGCGCGCCAGGAATCGATTTTCGGCACGAGGCAGAACGACAACCAAGGCATTGATTTCCGCGGGGCGGGCGTCCAAATTTCGACCGTTCAGCGGGCCGAAGACCGCTTTTTCAATCGCAGCGTATGGCTCGGCATGATGGATTACAATTACTACAACGCCCGCGGCACGGTGCTCGGTGAAGTGGAAGACATGTTCAACGAGTCCAGCGAAAGCTCCGGTATGGCCGCGACGCTGAGCGACTTTTGGAGCGCCTGGTCGGATCTGGCCAACAATCCGCAAGGCGCGGCCGAGCGCGGCAGCCTGCGCGGCACCTCGGGAGTTCTCGCGTCACGATTCCACATCACCTACCAACGACTGACTTCGATGCAGCGCAGCGTCGATAGCGAAGTGAAGGAAACCGTTGCCGACATCAACGGCGTTCTTCGACAACTTGGCGACATCAACGCGCGTATCTCCAGCATCGAAAACGGCGGCGGTGACGCCCTCGACTACCGTACGGTGCGTAACGAGTATTTATCGAGCCTGGCCGAGGAAATCGACTTTTCCTACTTCGAACTTACCGACGGCAGCATTAACTTGTCGACTGGTTTGGGGCGAACCCTGGTGGAAAGCAACCAGTCGGCGCAACTGGAAGTTCGCGCCAACGCGGCCAACGAAAACCTTTTCGACGTGTACTTTGTCAGCTCCAGCGGTCAGGAAGCCAACATCACGGGCGAAATCAGCGGCGGCAGGCTAGGAGGGATGATCTACACGCGCGACACCGAGGTTTCCGACGCGAAAGCCAGGCTGAACGAAATGGCGTTCACCCTGGTCGACGAAGTCAACGCCCTGCACACGACCGGCTTTAACCTGAACGGCAACACCGGCATCAATTTCTTTGCGCCTCTGGCAACCGCGGATGACGCGGCGCGGCTCATCGAAATCGACCCGGCGATCAAAGCAGACTTGAATGCCATCGCCGCCGGCGAAATCGACGCCACGGGCGATAACCGTATCGCCAATTTGATTGGGGAGTTACGAAGCGTGGACGTGCTGAGCGGTGGTACGCAAACGCTGTCCGAATTCTATGGCACGCTAGTCGGCGAAATCGGTATCGAAACCCAAAATACGAAGCGGCAGGTGCAGCAGACCGAGGCCATTCTTTATCAGCTCCAAACGTACCGGGAAAGCCAAGTGGGCGTGTCCATCGAGGAGGAAATGGCTAACCTCGTTCGCTACCAACAGGCTTATCAAGCGGCGGCGCGGCTAATCAATACGGCCAGCGATTTGGCCGATATCTTGAACAACCTGCGGCAGTAA
- the csrA gene encoding carbon storage regulator CsrA: MLILTRKSGEMIAIGDDIKVYIQEIRGNQVKIGIKAPSDVTVHREEVYLRIQEENRVAAAATADQMTAAMDLVRERKAQAAPAEDE, from the coding sequence ATGCTGATTTTGACCCGGAAGTCCGGCGAGATGATCGCCATAGGCGACGACATCAAGGTGTATATTCAAGAGATTCGTGGAAACCAAGTAAAAATAGGTATCAAGGCCCCCTCGGATGTAACGGTTCATCGGGAAGAAGTGTATCTCCGTATTCAAGAAGAAAACCGCGTAGCTGCAGCCGCGACGGCCGACCAAATGACAGCCGCCATGGATTTGGTACGCGAGCGTAAAGCCCAGGCCGCACCGGCCGAGGACGAGTGA
- a CDS encoding SDR family NAD(P)-dependent oxidoreductase, with translation MRQLIRDKVVLITGGTGTVGVALAKRLFTYHPRAVRIFSRDENKQYFLRDQWAQHANVRFFIGDVRERERLKRAMETCDIVFHLAALKHVESCEYNPFEAIRTNIVGTQNVIDTALDHEIPQVVFTSTDKSVNPANAMGASKLMAEKLMVAANQYKGRRTSTFASVRFGNVLASSGSVIPTFVQRLQLGLPIEVTHPDMTRYVITMDESVDLLLDALTLCRGGEVLIRKMPVIRILDLAEELLALHNLPVDEKHLRIVGIRAGEKLHEELVTSEEAARTFDIGDYFVVQPQIGETDRPAGKPLPPGIHSSEAGPLLSKEEIGDLLRATCPELFPGVSR, from the coding sequence ATGAGACAATTAATCCGCGACAAGGTTGTTCTGATCACCGGCGGCACCGGAACCGTCGGCGTGGCTCTGGCAAAGCGACTGTTCACCTACCATCCCCGGGCCGTACGAATTTTTTCGCGCGACGAAAACAAGCAGTATTTCCTGCGCGACCAATGGGCCCAGCACGCCAACGTGCGCTTTTTCATCGGCGACGTACGCGAGCGGGAGCGCCTCAAGCGAGCCATGGAAACCTGCGACATCGTCTTCCACCTGGCTGCGCTCAAACACGTGGAGAGTTGTGAATACAATCCTTTCGAGGCGATTCGCACCAATATTGTCGGCACGCAGAACGTCATCGATACGGCCCTCGATCACGAAATCCCGCAGGTGGTCTTTACGTCCACCGACAAGTCCGTCAATCCCGCGAACGCCATGGGCGCCAGCAAGCTCATGGCCGAGAAACTCATGGTCGCCGCCAACCAATACAAGGGACGACGGACCAGCACCTTCGCCTCGGTGCGTTTCGGCAACGTGTTGGCTAGTTCCGGCTCGGTGATCCCCACTTTCGTGCAACGCCTCCAACTCGGCTTGCCCATCGAAGTCACGCATCCGGACATGACCCGGTACGTCATCACGATGGACGAAAGCGTCGACTTGCTTCTCGATGCGCTGACGCTCTGTCGCGGCGGAGAAGTACTCATTCGAAAAATGCCGGTGATCCGCATTTTGGATTTGGCCGAGGAACTGCTCGCGTTGCACAACTTGCCCGTCGATGAAAAACACTTGCGCATCGTGGGCATACGCGCAGGCGAAAAGCTTCACGAAGAACTCGTTACGTCCGAAGAAGCCGCGCGCACCTTCGATATCGGCGACTACTTCGTGGTGCAGCCGCAGATCGGAGAAACCGACCGGCCGGCCGGCAAGCCGCTGCCCCCCGGAATCCATTCCTCCGAAGCCGGTCCCTTGTTGAGCAAAGAGGAAATCGGAGACCTGCTTCGCGCAACGTGTCCCGAGCTCTTCCCCGGAGTTTCGCGTTGA
- the flgL gene encoding flagellar hook-associated protein FlgL, whose protein sequence is MRITTSMMFQNVSRNIGVNLDKYYRLQEQLYTQRRINRPSDDPVGTTKVLELRELISRFDQFERNISTAETYSSQTDVAMNNIVERLQRNIELAVSVNNPLTGPDEFLQAAAEMDNIYQEVLRNANTKFGDRFIFSGYETTTAPFDDAGNYLGGAPGQDIEVEVAQGEFMAINLNGEEVFKGPLDIMQLLQDTAIDVASGDRAAISGRIADLGDALDQTLMWTTINGARANRIEIAKEDNYELRDSFIAIMSDVEDINITEVTTEFAQQEQILEANRLISARLLNQNFLDFFA, encoded by the coding sequence ATGAGAATCACCACGAGCATGATGTTTCAGAATGTCAGTCGTAATATCGGCGTGAATCTAGACAAATACTACCGACTACAGGAACAACTATATACGCAGCGGCGAATCAACCGGCCGTCCGATGATCCGGTCGGCACGACCAAAGTGCTCGAGTTGCGCGAGTTGATCTCTCGCTTCGACCAATTCGAACGCAATATCAGCACCGCCGAAACGTACTCGTCGCAAACCGATGTCGCCATGAACAATATCGTGGAACGGCTGCAACGGAACATTGAATTGGCCGTGAGCGTCAACAACCCTCTCACGGGCCCGGATGAATTTCTTCAAGCCGCCGCCGAAATGGACAACATCTATCAAGAGGTATTGCGAAACGCCAACACCAAGTTCGGAGACCGCTTTATCTTCTCCGGTTACGAAACCACGACCGCGCCCTTTGATGACGCCGGTAACTACCTCGGTGGTGCGCCGGGGCAGGACATCGAGGTTGAGGTCGCCCAGGGCGAGTTCATGGCGATCAACCTCAATGGCGAAGAGGTGTTCAAGGGACCGTTGGACATCATGCAGTTGTTGCAGGATACGGCGATCGATGTCGCCAGTGGCGACCGGGCCGCCATCAGTGGCCGCATCGCGGATTTGGGGGACGCATTGGATCAAACATTGATGTGGACGACAATCAACGGCGCCCGCGCCAATCGGATCGAAATTGCCAAAGAGGATAATTACGAATTGCGCGATTCCTTTATCGCGATTATGTCCGACGTAGAAGACATTAACATAACCGAAGTAACCACCGAGTTCGCGCAACAAGAGCAGATCTTGGAAGCCAACCGTTTGATATCCGCCCGCTTGCTCAATCAAAACTTCCTGGACTTTTTCGCATAA
- the flgM gene encoding flagellar biosynthesis anti-sigma factor FlgM translates to MKVQNENVVQIQNAVHKAESKTQNQAVNPEQAAATMPEEKVTFSEEAVSLQQIGADVKAGDEVRMALVNKIKAEVEAGTYERPADKIAEAMINTSLIESLYR, encoded by the coding sequence ATGAAAGTCCAAAATGAAAATGTAGTTCAAATTCAAAATGCGGTGCACAAGGCTGAATCCAAGACCCAGAACCAAGCGGTTAATCCGGAACAAGCTGCGGCGACCATGCCCGAAGAGAAAGTCACTTTTTCTGAAGAGGCGGTCAGCCTGCAGCAGATCGGCGCCGATGTAAAAGCCGGCGATGAAGTGCGGATGGCTCTGGTAAACAAGATCAAGGCGGAAGTCGAGGCGGGTACTTATGAACGCCCGGCCGACAAAATCGCCGAGGCAATGATCAATACGTCCTTGATCGAATCCTTGTATCGCTAA
- a CDS encoding flagellin — MPLRITNNVLSLNAQRQINRSNAGLGRALERLSSGFRINKAGDDAAGLAISEKLRSNIRALGQASRNASDGISMIQTAEGAMDETNNMLVRMKELAEQSANGTLSDTERGFLSAEYNAMLSEITRIADATKFNETNLLDGTLSVAIQIGLSDGSNDTLNIAIGDVDAVALSLTSTISTVGDAQSALGTVSSAIETVATRRSDLGALQNRLESVVNNIDTVVENLTAAESRIRDADIAAETANLTKYSILVQAGISILAQANQSPTVALSLLA; from the coding sequence ATGCCACTCCGAATTACCAACAACGTACTCTCTCTGAATGCCCAGCGACAAATTAACCGCAGTAACGCCGGCTTGGGCCGCGCCCTGGAACGTCTGTCTTCCGGTTTCCGTATCAACAAAGCCGGTGACGACGCCGCGGGTTTGGCCATTTCTGAGAAATTGCGGTCCAACATTCGCGCCCTGGGTCAGGCATCCCGAAACGCCAGTGACGGCATTTCGATGATCCAGACTGCTGAAGGCGCGATGGACGAAACCAACAACATGCTCGTTCGCATGAAAGAGCTGGCCGAGCAGAGCGCCAACGGAACGTTGAGCGACACGGAGCGCGGGTTCTTGTCCGCGGAGTACAATGCAATGCTCAGTGAAATCACGCGCATTGCCGATGCGACGAAGTTTAACGAGACCAACCTTTTGGACGGCACCCTGAGTGTCGCCATCCAGATCGGTCTGTCCGACGGCAGCAACGACACCTTGAACATTGCCATTGGCGACGTTGACGCGGTGGCCTTGAGCCTGACTTCAACGATTTCCACTGTCGGTGACGCGCAGAGCGCCTTGGGTACGGTATCCTCGGCGATCGAAACAGTTGCTACTCGTCGTTCCGATCTCGGCGCCTTGCAGAACCGCCTTGAGTCGGTTGTCAATAACATCGACACTGTGGTTGAAAACTTGACCGCCGCCGAATCGCGGATTCGCGATGCCGATATCGCGGCCGAAACGGCGAATCTGACCAAGTACTCGATCTTGGTCCAAGCGGGTATCAGCATCCTTGCACAAGCGAATCAGTCGCCCACGGTCGCGTTGAGCCTACTCGCCTAA
- the fliS gene encoding flagellar export chaperone FliS, with product MLSYQRKQANFASYRTTNVSTANRLKLLIMLYEGAIRFCSQAQQAMHNKDLAAKGQAISKSLAIINELRSTLDHSQAPELSQNLERLYDFINDRLIKANIGNDIGALMEAMKVIKILYSAWTDLAKKPLAELTATQPEQAEIMKKKNVANEDSYVRISV from the coding sequence GTGCTGTCTTACCAGAGGAAACAAGCCAACTTCGCGTCGTACCGCACCACAAATGTCAGTACCGCGAACCGATTGAAACTCTTGATCATGTTGTACGAAGGCGCCATCCGTTTTTGCAGTCAAGCGCAACAAGCCATGCACAACAAAGACCTTGCTGCGAAGGGACAAGCCATCAGCAAATCGTTGGCCATCATCAACGAGTTACGCAGCACGCTGGATCACAGCCAGGCTCCCGAACTTTCCCAAAACCTCGAGCGCTTGTACGACTTCATCAACGACCGGTTGATCAAAGCCAACATCGGCAACGACATCGGCGCGCTGATGGAAGCGATGAAGGTCATTAAGATCTTGTACTCGGCCTGGACCGACCTGGCCAAAAAACCCTTGGCCGAACTGACGGCCACGCAGCCCGAACAAGCCGAAATCATGAAGAAGAAGAACGTCGCCAACGAAGACAGCTACGTGCGCATCAGCGTGTAA
- a CDS encoding rod-binding protein — MNEMTILNADAIAPLVETGQPAALAARLDHVAQDPSSAGKAQKLWKVAEGFEEMFLHMMFRAMRKTTMKQGLFGDNNATRVYESMQDEYLSREMSHTRQFGLSTMIYDWMVNTRPELRDLKSTTAQASGAYQNAAAVNAARTQADFAD; from the coding sequence ATGAACGAGATGACGATCCTCAACGCCGACGCCATCGCCCCTCTGGTCGAGACCGGGCAGCCTGCCGCTTTGGCCGCTCGCCTCGACCACGTTGCGCAGGACCCAAGCTCCGCCGGGAAGGCGCAAAAGTTGTGGAAAGTGGCCGAGGGTTTCGAGGAAATGTTCCTTCATATGATGTTTCGCGCGATGCGAAAAACCACGATGAAACAAGGGCTTTTCGGTGACAACAACGCTACGCGCGTGTACGAATCCATGCAGGATGAGTATCTTTCTCGGGAGATGAGTCACACGCGCCAATTCGGGTTGAGCACGATGATTTACGACTGGATGGTAAACACGCGACCCGAACTGAGAGATTTGAAATCCACGACCGCCCAGGCATCCGGCGCGTATCAAAACGCGGCGGCTGTTAATGCGGCCCGAACGCAGGCAGATTTTGCCGATTAG
- a CDS encoding flagellar basal body P-ring protein FlgI, protein MKRLAWLIAIFVTVAFAVPAGAARLKDIADFGGVRSNQLVGYGLVVGLNKTGDGNSMRSTTNSILNMLTSMGVKVEQRDIKSGNVAAVMVTATLPPFARQGQKLDVTVSSVGDAKSLQGGTLIMCPLKGPDSRTYAVAQGAVSIGGYAAGGGGDSVTKNHPTAGIVPSGAMVEHEVTVMLNALKEVTIAMSSQDFSTAMRAANAINQDLGGEGARAVDSRTIRLTVPEAYKGNIPALMARIENVDVQPETIAKVIVNERTGTVVMGSNVRLSPVAIAHGNIHVKIATTPVISQPGALSGGQTVVTQNTNVVVTEDGGQMFMLPIQTSIGDLVTALNAVGVSARDLVAILQAIKAAGALQAQLEII, encoded by the coding sequence ATGAAACGCTTGGCATGGCTCATCGCGATTTTCGTAACGGTGGCGTTTGCTGTTCCGGCGGGCGCCGCGCGTCTTAAGGATATTGCCGACTTCGGCGGAGTGCGCTCCAACCAGTTAGTCGGTTACGGATTGGTCGTCGGTCTCAACAAAACGGGTGACGGCAATTCGATGCGCTCGACCACCAACAGCATCCTCAACATGTTGACCTCCATGGGCGTCAAAGTCGAACAGCGCGACATCAAAAGCGGCAACGTCGCCGCCGTGATGGTTACCGCGACGCTGCCCCCCTTCGCCCGCCAGGGGCAAAAGCTCGACGTAACCGTGTCGTCGGTCGGCGACGCGAAAAGTCTGCAAGGCGGCACGCTCATTATGTGCCCGCTCAAAGGACCCGATAGTAGAACATACGCCGTGGCGCAGGGCGCCGTGAGTATCGGCGGCTACGCGGCGGGCGGCGGCGGCGACAGCGTAACGAAAAACCACCCGACGGCGGGTATCGTGCCGTCCGGAGCGATGGTGGAACACGAAGTCACCGTGATGCTGAACGCGTTGAAGGAAGTTACCATCGCGATGAGTAGCCAAGACTTCTCCACGGCGATGCGCGCCGCCAACGCCATCAATCAAGACCTGGGCGGCGAGGGGGCGCGCGCGGTGGACAGTCGGACGATCCGCCTCACGGTTCCGGAGGCGTACAAGGGAAACATCCCCGCGCTGATGGCACGTATCGAAAACGTCGACGTCCAGCCCGAGACAATCGCCAAGGTCATTGTCAACGAACGAACCGGCACCGTGGTGATGGGCTCGAACGTGCGCCTGTCGCCTGTGGCCATCGCCCACGGAAACATCCATGTGAAGATCGCCACGACACCGGTGATCAGCCAACCGGGAGCTCTTTCGGGCGGCCAAACCGTCGTGACACAAAACACGAACGTGGTGGTCACCGAGGACGGTGGGCAGATGTTCATGTTGCCGATACAAACTTCCATCGGCGATTTGGTCACCGCGCTCAACGCCGTGGGCGTCTCGGCGCGGGACTTGGTAGCGATATTGCAAGCAATCAAGGCTGCCGGGGCTTTACAGGCCCAACTGGAGATCATTTGA
- the flgN gene encoding flagellar export chaperone FlgN: protein MNTEYQKLIAVLGEQLAAFSDLRVLLEQEKGAIACFDTEGLATIVGAKVQLHNRVQELDYQRQEIASGIAQALGLEEKATLKQLAEHAPGKLRDTLLKVRHVFGQLADDMAGRIQDNGERINHSLRLVINLRRLIIQEIQEPPTYEEIVRGPTAHGPSVAGSGRI, encoded by the coding sequence ATGAATACCGAATACCAAAAATTAATAGCCGTACTGGGCGAGCAACTTGCCGCGTTCAGTGATCTGCGCGTGCTGCTCGAACAGGAAAAAGGCGCCATTGCGTGTTTCGACACCGAGGGTTTGGCCACGATCGTCGGTGCGAAAGTGCAGTTGCACAACCGCGTGCAGGAACTTGATTACCAGCGGCAGGAGATCGCCTCGGGCATCGCGCAGGCCCTCGGTCTCGAGGAAAAGGCTACCCTCAAACAATTGGCTGAACACGCCCCGGGGAAGCTACGGGATACTTTGCTGAAGGTCCGCCATGTGTTCGGCCAACTAGCCGACGACATGGCCGGTCGAATTCAGGATAACGGCGAGCGTATCAATCACAGTTTACGGCTCGTCATCAACCTGCGTCGCCTCATCATCCAAGAGATACAAGAGCCGCCAACGTATGAGGAAATCGTACGTGGTCCCACCGCGCACGGTCCCAGCGTGGCCGGCAGCGGGAGGATATGA
- the fliD gene encoding flagellar filament capping protein FliD, whose product MSSSGVGFSGISGIDTKGIVAQLMIIERRPLDRLEGKKEAQQDRLSVLSELRTKLSSFRSVISSMNTQREFQKVSISTNDEDDEHFQVAADSTAQATNHTLKVLSLATYEKEVSQGFSSVNDNIGTGTVRVTLGSGEFRDVTIDSSNNTVAGLRDAINSLDWGLDEDDDPKPGISASILDDGDASTPYRLIISSDETGEDNTITIDTSSMSGPDTIPAFTETATAANAHALFDGVDVYSSSNKVTDIVTGLDVTLKKIDADNEYMIGVSSNAEAIKENISTFVEEYNGLMDYLDEKTGTGATDRDPMLRSLIRGLRQITYTTISNGGDYTLMSQIGISNNREGRLEIDDGDLTDALEDDFDDVVQLLTAAGTTENSAVSFLRSGENTEAGTYAVDITGVGENLAGTIGGYATYSYGENTLMGANDTPVEGLAIYFTGQSIGSYGDVTFTAGVFEEFDRMIDRYMDSTNGILKIKEESINSQIRYTDQRINRVELNLERIRERLTGKFTQMELALAQLQNMSGAITGLSALL is encoded by the coding sequence ATGTCTTCGTCGGGCGTCGGTTTTTCAGGCATCTCGGGCATCGATACCAAGGGTATTGTTGCCCAACTCATGATTATCGAGCGTCGCCCGCTCGACCGCCTGGAGGGCAAGAAAGAGGCGCAGCAGGACAGGCTCAGCGTCTTGTCCGAGTTGCGCACCAAGCTTTCGTCTTTTCGCTCGGTCATCTCTTCGATGAATACCCAACGAGAGTTTCAAAAAGTCTCTATCTCCACCAACGACGAAGACGACGAACATTTCCAGGTTGCCGCGGATTCCACCGCACAGGCGACCAATCACACATTGAAAGTTTTGTCCCTGGCGACCTACGAAAAGGAAGTCAGTCAGGGTTTCTCCAGCGTGAACGACAACATCGGCACCGGAACGGTCCGCGTTACGTTGGGTTCCGGCGAGTTTCGCGATGTGACCATCGACAGCTCCAACAACACCGTGGCGGGGCTGCGCGATGCCATCAATAGTCTGGACTGGGGCCTTGACGAGGACGACGATCCGAAGCCCGGTATCAGTGCCTCGATCCTGGACGATGGCGACGCTTCGACGCCGTATCGTTTGATCATCAGTTCCGACGAAACCGGCGAAGACAATACGATCACGATCGACACGAGCAGCATGAGCGGTCCGGATACCATCCCGGCGTTCACCGAAACCGCCACAGCCGCGAATGCTCACGCTCTGTTCGATGGCGTGGATGTTTACAGCAGCTCCAATAAGGTTACGGATATCGTCACCGGGTTGGACGTGACACTGAAGAAAATCGACGCCGATAACGAATACATGATCGGCGTGTCCAGCAACGCCGAAGCCATCAAGGAAAACATTTCCACCTTCGTCGAAGAGTACAACGGCTTGATGGATTACCTCGATGAAAAGACCGGCACCGGCGCGACCGATCGCGACCCGATGCTGCGCAGTCTGATTCGGGGGTTGCGCCAAATCACCTACACCACAATCTCCAACGGCGGCGATTACACACTGATGTCGCAAATCGGCATCTCCAACAATCGCGAAGGCCGGTTGGAAATCGACGACGGCGATTTGACCGACGCCCTGGAAGATGATTTCGACGACGTTGTGCAGCTTCTGACCGCCGCGGGTACGACGGAAAATTCGGCCGTTTCCTTCTTGCGAAGCGGTGAGAACACCGAGGCCGGCACGTATGCCGTCGATATCACCGGTGTGGGCGAGAATCTGGCCGGCACCATTGGCGGGTACGCCACGTACAGTTACGGCGAAAACACGTTGATGGGCGCCAACGATACGCCGGTGGAAGGGCTGGCAATTTACTTTACCGGGCAGTCAATCGGCTCGTACGGCGACGTGACGTTTACCGCCGGTGTCTTCGAGGAATTCGATCGCATGATCGATCGCTATATGGATAGCACGAACGGCATTTTGAAAATCAAAGAGGAGTCGATCAATAGCCAGATTCGCTATACCGACCAGAGAATAAATCGAGTGGAACTCAACCTGGAACGCATTCGGGAACGGCTCACCGGCAAATTTACGCAAATGGAGTTGGCTTTGGCCCAATTGCAAAATATGAGCGGAGCGATCACCGGCTTGTCGGCCTTGTTGTAA